From Chryseobacterium gallinarum, one genomic window encodes:
- the dapF gene encoding diaminopimelate epimerase has protein sequence MDFYKYQGTGNDFVMIDNRDLQFPKDRNIIGKLCDRRFGIGADGLILLENDPDYDFKMVYYNSDGGESTMCGNGGRCLVAFGFFLDIFEDKCKFIAIDGEHEAEIHNGIIKLKMIDVNTISHDGNDFVLNTGSPHYVKYVENLENYKVFAEGYGIRNSENYKEKGINVNFVEKKSDDEIFVRTYERGVEDETYSCGTGVTASALTFLQKDNLTSVKVKTLGGNLKVYAERNGDSFHNIWLEGPAKQVFRGKIDLL, from the coding sequence ATGGATTTTTATAAATATCAGGGAACCGGGAATGATTTTGTAATGATAGATAACCGTGATCTTCAGTTTCCCAAGGACAGGAATATTATCGGAAAATTATGTGACAGACGCTTCGGGATTGGAGCTGATGGGCTTATCTTATTGGAAAATGATCCTGATTATGATTTTAAAATGGTGTACTACAACTCTGATGGCGGGGAAAGTACCATGTGCGGAAATGGAGGCCGCTGCCTTGTAGCCTTCGGTTTTTTCCTGGACATTTTTGAAGATAAATGTAAATTCATTGCTATAGACGGAGAACATGAAGCTGAAATTCATAACGGCATCATTAAATTAAAAATGATTGATGTAAATACCATTTCCCATGATGGAAACGATTTTGTTCTTAATACCGGCTCTCCTCATTATGTAAAGTATGTTGAAAATCTTGAAAATTATAAGGTATTTGCTGAAGGATACGGGATCAGAAATTCAGAAAATTATAAAGAAAAAGGAATCAATGTCAACTTTGTAGAAAAAAAATCTGATGATGAGATTTTTGTAAGAACCTATGAACGAGGCGTTGAAGACGAAACTTACAGCTGTGGAACCGGAGTTACAGCTTCCGCTTTAACTTTTCTGCAAAAAGACAATCTAACCTCTGTAAAAGTTAAAACTTTGGGAGGCAACCTTAAGGTATACGCTGAAAGGAATGGAGATTCTTTTCATAACATATGGCTTGAAGGCCCCGCAAAGCAGGTTTTTAGAGGTAAGATAGACCTCCTCTAA
- a CDS encoding WD40/YVTN/BNR-like repeat-containing protein gives MKKFFSIVFLSVGVIIFSQQIEGFENILTDKISIRALEVDEHKVWYSGTGSKFGFVDLKNPENQKQVELDAGKLEFRTLGKDKSAFYAINIVSLARFFKIDKKDLKSQVIFTDTAKTAFYDALHFVNDKLAYAFSDADKDNVLKLAVYKNGKWGMFRSNLMLHPGEAAFAASNTNIASSGNYLWIATGGKASRILRMNLKNEKFETFTTPFIQGEPSQGMYSIDFYGDHFGVAVGGDYTRQEANINNIATTTDGGKTWQIQASGQNAGYMTCVKIRPGSKGKEMVAVGDQNISYSSDFGKTWKKISDEKGLFVCQWIDGNTVVFAGNGRIVKARLKL, from the coding sequence ATGAAAAAATTTTTTTCCATTGTGTTCCTATCCGTTGGAGTGATCATATTTTCTCAACAGATAGAAGGCTTTGAAAACATTCTGACCGATAAGATCAGCATCAGAGCCCTTGAGGTTGATGAGCATAAAGTCTGGTACAGTGGAACAGGTTCCAAGTTTGGCTTTGTTGATTTGAAAAATCCCGAAAATCAGAAACAGGTAGAATTAGACGCCGGAAAACTTGAATTCAGAACCCTGGGGAAGGATAAAAGTGCTTTTTATGCCATTAATATCGTAAGTCTGGCCCGTTTCTTTAAAATTGACAAGAAGGATTTAAAATCGCAGGTTATTTTTACAGATACAGCAAAAACAGCTTTCTATGACGCCTTACATTTCGTAAATGATAAACTGGCTTATGCTTTCAGCGATGCAGATAAAGACAATGTCCTGAAACTGGCGGTATATAAAAACGGGAAATGGGGTATGTTCAGGAGTAATCTGATGTTACATCCGGGAGAAGCTGCTTTTGCGGCAAGCAATACTAATATTGCTTCCTCCGGAAATTATTTGTGGATAGCAACGGGAGGAAAGGCATCGAGGATTCTGAGAATGAATTTAAAAAATGAGAAGTTTGAAACTTTTACTACTCCGTTTATCCAGGGAGAACCTTCCCAGGGAATGTATTCTATAGACTTCTATGGAGATCATTTTGGTGTTGCTGTAGGAGGGGATTATACCAGGCAGGAGGCTAACATCAACAATATAGCAACCACAACGGATGGTGGTAAAACCTGGCAGATACAGGCGTCAGGTCAAAATGCAGGTTATATGACCTGCGTGAAAATCAGGCCCGGATCCAAAGGTAAAGAAATGGTCGCAGTAGGAGATCAGAATATTAGCTATTCCTCAGATTTTGGTAAAACATGGAAGAAGATTTCTGATGAAAAAGGGTTGTTTGTCTGCCAATGGATAGATGGAAATACCGTCGTTTTTGCCGGAAATGGCAGGATAGTAAAAGCCAGATTAAAATTGTAA
- the hemN gene encoding oxygen-independent coproporphyrinogen III oxidase gives MNSLIDKYNIPGPRYTSYPTVPYWDETTFTPEKWKESVIRSFRETNSGEGISIYIHLPFCEALCTFCACHKRITKQHSVEVPYLESVLKEWKLYLALFNERPKLKELHLGGGTPTFFSPQNLRTLLEGIFETVDIAEHPEFSFEGHPNNTTKEHLQTLYDLGFRRVSFGVQDYDPKVQKAINRIQPFENVKAVTEWAKEIGYRGISHDLVFGLPHQNWEAMEHTIRKTMELKPDRLAFYSYAHVPWVKGVGQRGFDENDLPSGEEKRRLYEDGKKLLQDLGYIEVGMDHFSLEHDDLYQSLIHKKLHRNFMGYTSSNTQLMVGLGMSAISDSWYAFAQNVKTVEEYQNIVEKGEIPVVKGHVLNEEDLIVRRHILNLMCQLETTFTHTNSFPELENALDMLAEMENDGLVEINGNEIKITEAGRAFTRNVAMVFDLRMMRNKPETRIFSMTI, from the coding sequence ATGAACTCTTTAATAGATAAATATAATATTCCCGGACCCCGTTACACTTCTTATCCTACCGTTCCATATTGGGATGAGACAACATTCACTCCTGAAAAATGGAAAGAAAGTGTGATCAGGTCATTCCGTGAAACCAATTCAGGGGAGGGAATTTCTATTTATATCCATTTACCTTTCTGCGAGGCATTATGTACGTTTTGTGCATGCCACAAAAGAATTACAAAACAGCATAGCGTAGAAGTTCCTTATCTTGAAAGCGTATTGAAGGAATGGAAGCTTTACCTTGCTTTGTTTAATGAAAGACCCAAACTGAAAGAACTGCATTTAGGGGGTGGAACTCCTACCTTTTTTTCTCCTCAGAATTTAAGAACATTGTTGGAAGGGATTTTTGAAACGGTGGATATTGCTGAACATCCTGAATTTTCTTTTGAAGGTCACCCGAATAATACCACCAAAGAACATCTTCAGACCTTATATGATCTTGGTTTCAGAAGAGTGAGCTTTGGCGTTCAGGATTATGATCCTAAAGTTCAGAAAGCGATCAATAGGATTCAGCCTTTTGAAAATGTAAAAGCGGTAACGGAATGGGCAAAAGAAATAGGATACAGGGGAATCAGCCATGATTTGGTTTTCGGGCTTCCTCATCAGAATTGGGAAGCGATGGAACATACCATCAGAAAGACCATGGAGTTAAAGCCGGACAGGCTGGCATTTTATTCCTATGCGCATGTTCCGTGGGTGAAAGGAGTAGGACAGAGGGGGTTCGATGAAAATGATTTACCGAGTGGAGAAGAAAAACGGAGATTGTATGAAGATGGGAAGAAGCTTCTTCAGGATTTAGGATATATTGAAGTGGGAATGGATCACTTCTCCCTTGAACATGATGATTTATACCAATCTTTGATTCATAAGAAACTTCACAGAAACTTTATGGGATATACTTCCAGCAATACCCAACTGATGGTAGGCCTTGGAATGTCAGCTATTTCAGATTCATGGTATGCATTTGCCCAAAATGTAAAAACAGTAGAGGAGTACCAGAACATTGTTGAGAAAGGAGAAATTCCGGTAGTGAAAGGTCATGTTCTTAACGAAGAAGATTTAATTGTAAGAAGGCATATTCTGAATCTGATGTGTCAGCTGGAAACTACTTTTACCCATACTAATTCTTTCCCGGAATTGGAAAATGCACTTGATATGCTTGCCGAAATGGAAAACGACGGATTGGTTGAAATCAATGGTAATGAAATTAAGATTACGGAAGCAGGAAGGGCATTTACAAGGAATGTAGCCATGGTTTTTGATCTTAGAATGATGAGAAATAAACCTGAAACAAGGATATTCTCTATGACCATATAG
- a CDS encoding TonB-dependent receptor domain-containing protein, protein MNKTEIVSIFTKKTLGLTLVLSAAAMAFAQEKAGISGMIVNKKNQPVPYASVTFSNKANKSLSDAVLTDEKGQYKLQLAPGDYDITVEAIDYKKSTTSKNITGSGNIGALSIEPEAATTLDGKTQEIQGIVITAAAPKAYKVELDKKTYDPSQDIVSKGGNLQDVLSNVPSVSVDTDGTVSMRGNSNVKFLINGKPSSLLGIDDGANALQSIPADQIERIEVITNPSSKFEASGTAGILNIILKKDKKMGFNGTVTGTLGYLPRTNLNANLNWRKGNWTWFLNGGGGYQKNESTMKNTTTRKDDISALPSDSFPFTQYSQQNGKTKRESDTYNVTAGFTHDFNDKTSINFSGMVRSFDTDQTGLNTYNEKVYPLPSSLSNVLRERNSYGNNKNLATQFDLGFDQKIGDKGQLLSASASYQTNKSDGINQIVQKTFIENVLQPKGNIVNNVSTDSKTDTFIGKLDYELPIGEKSKLEAGARYDYNKNSYNYFVDQSENGQTPTTRFDFTSNTVYSENILGIYAQFKSKIGEKFAYQLGLRSEYSKIDVNFQNFDKEGNPANTPEVNKNYTKFFPSVFLSYDIAKNNQILLNYSRRINRPRAFSLIPFMSFDDDRNYFRGNPNLNPTYENSFELGYNLSNKKITFNPTLYFKKSEDEQNRYQYIDETGAVNTIPFNVGTETNYGLDLNGTYDPFNWWKIMLSADLYGYKNTGSYNLYPDNPRTLNDFSGSGFSYRIRFNNTFKPTKTLSVQIQSFYRAAEKTAMNNRKAMYGIDLGVSQTIWKGNGIIGFNIRDIFNTRKMRNFTDNAQFTREMEMQWQPRQFALSFTYRFKQGEKVDIKPKVKKDINSNTTGDDEQGGPM, encoded by the coding sequence ATGAACAAGACAGAAATTGTCAGCATTTTCACCAAAAAAACGTTAGGGCTTACCTTAGTACTTTCGGCAGCAGCAATGGCTTTTGCACAGGAAAAAGCAGGGATTTCAGGGATGATTGTCAACAAGAAAAACCAGCCTGTTCCTTATGCTTCTGTAACATTCAGTAATAAAGCGAACAAATCCTTAAGCGATGCTGTTCTGACTGATGAAAAAGGACAATACAAACTGCAGCTTGCTCCCGGAGATTATGACATTACAGTAGAAGCTATTGATTATAAAAAAAGTACCACCAGTAAAAACATTACCGGAAGCGGAAATATCGGGGCATTATCCATAGAACCTGAAGCTGCTACGACATTGGACGGAAAAACACAGGAAATCCAGGGAATCGTAATTACTGCGGCTGCTCCTAAGGCTTATAAGGTTGAATTGGACAAAAAAACCTATGATCCTTCACAGGATATCGTCAGCAAGGGAGGAAACCTTCAGGATGTCCTTTCGAATGTTCCTTCGGTGTCGGTAGATACAGACGGGACAGTTTCTATGAGAGGAAATTCCAATGTTAAATTTTTAATCAACGGTAAACCGTCTTCCCTTCTTGGCATCGATGACGGAGCTAATGCGCTCCAGAGTATTCCTGCTGATCAGATTGAAAGAATTGAGGTGATTACCAATCCTTCTTCTAAATTTGAAGCCAGCGGAACTGCCGGTATTCTGAATATCATCCTTAAAAAAGATAAAAAAATGGGCTTTAACGGAACGGTAACGGGAACATTGGGTTATCTTCCGCGTACCAACCTGAATGCCAATTTAAACTGGAGAAAAGGTAACTGGACCTGGTTCCTGAATGGTGGTGGTGGCTATCAGAAGAATGAAAGCACAATGAAGAATACAACCACAAGAAAAGACGACATTAGTGCCTTGCCTTCCGACTCATTTCCTTTTACCCAGTATTCACAACAAAATGGGAAAACTAAAAGAGAAAGTGACACCTATAACGTGACGGCAGGTTTTACCCATGACTTCAATGATAAGACCTCTATTAACTTCTCCGGAATGGTGAGAAGCTTTGATACTGATCAGACCGGACTTAATACTTATAATGAAAAAGTCTATCCTCTCCCTTCTTCTCTTAGCAATGTACTTAGAGAAAGGAACAGCTATGGAAATAATAAAAACCTAGCGACTCAGTTCGACTTGGGATTTGACCAGAAAATCGGGGATAAAGGACAGCTTTTATCTGCATCTGCCAGCTATCAGACAAATAAATCCGACGGGATCAATCAGATTGTACAAAAAACTTTTATTGAAAATGTTCTACAGCCTAAAGGGAATATCGTCAATAATGTAAGTACAGATTCTAAGACGGATACCTTCATCGGAAAACTTGATTATGAGCTCCCGATAGGTGAAAAATCTAAATTAGAAGCCGGAGCAAGGTATGATTATAACAAAAATTCCTATAATTATTTTGTGGACCAAAGTGAAAACGGACAGACTCCAACTACAAGATTTGATTTTACAAGTAACACCGTATATTCCGAGAACATCCTTGGAATTTATGCTCAGTTCAAAAGTAAAATAGGAGAAAAATTTGCCTATCAGCTGGGATTGAGAAGTGAATATTCCAAAATTGATGTCAACTTCCAGAATTTTGACAAAGAAGGAAATCCCGCCAATACCCCTGAAGTAAATAAAAATTATACAAAGTTCTTCCCTTCTGTCTTTTTAAGCTATGATATTGCGAAGAACAATCAGATCTTATTAAATTATTCAAGAAGGATTAACCGGCCAAGAGCATTCTCTTTAATTCCTTTTATGTCTTTTGATGATGACAGAAACTATTTCAGGGGAAATCCTAATCTGAATCCAACATACGAGAACTCTTTCGAGCTTGGATATAATTTGTCTAATAAAAAGATTACTTTTAATCCGACCTTATATTTTAAAAAGTCTGAAGACGAGCAAAACAGATATCAATATATAGATGAAACAGGAGCTGTTAATACAATTCCTTTCAACGTAGGTACTGAAACCAACTATGGTTTGGATCTTAATGGTACTTATGATCCTTTCAACTGGTGGAAAATAATGCTTTCAGCAGATTTATACGGATATAAAAATACGGGAAGCTATAACTTATACCCTGATAATCCGAGGACTTTAAATGACTTCTCAGGTTCGGGATTCTCTTATAGAATACGTTTCAACAATACCTTTAAGCCAACCAAAACATTGAGTGTCCAAATCCAGAGTTTTTACAGGGCTGCTGAGAAAACCGCAATGAATAACAGAAAAGCCATGTATGGTATAGATTTGGGAGTGAGCCAGACGATCTGGAAAGGAAACGGAATTATTGGATTTAACATCAGAGATATTTTCAATACGAGAAAAATGAGAAACTTCACAGATAATGCCCAGTTTACCAGGGAAATGGAAATGCAGTGGCAGCCAAGACAGTTTGCTTTATCATTTACCTATAGGTTTAAGCAGGGTGAGAAGGTTGACATTAAACCAAAAGTAAAGAAAGATATTAATTCAAATACAACAGGCGACGACGAGCAGGGCGGCCCAATGTAA
- a CDS encoding adenylyltransferase/cytidyltransferase family protein, translated as MKTQRIGITFSSFDLLHAGHIKMLEEAKTVCDYLIVGLQIDPSHDRPGKNKPSQTIVERYIQLKAVNAVDEIVPYYTEEDLLDILKSFVIDVRIIGDDYLDKDFTGKQYCEEKGIEIFYNKRDHRFSTSDLRRRIYEAEKEKIAKKEPVK; from the coding sequence ATGAAGACACAAAGAATAGGTATTACATTTTCCTCATTTGATTTATTACATGCAGGACATATTAAAATGCTTGAAGAAGCTAAAACAGTATGCGATTATTTAATCGTAGGGCTTCAGATTGACCCATCCCATGACCGTCCAGGCAAAAATAAACCCAGCCAGACGATTGTAGAACGATATATCCAGTTAAAAGCTGTGAATGCAGTAGACGAGATCGTTCCTTATTATACTGAGGAAGACCTTTTGGATATTCTGAAATCCTTTGTAATCGATGTAAGAATCATTGGAGACGATTATCTGGATAAAGACTTTACAGGCAAACAATATTGCGAAGAAAAAGGAATTGAAATTTTTTATAACAAAAGAGATCACAGATTCTCAACAAGTGATTTGAGAAGACGGATTTATGAAGCAGAAAAAGAAAAAATTGCCAAAAAAGAACCTGTAAAATAA
- the pnuC gene encoding nicotinamide riboside transporter PnuC, protein MNVYDLFIKPYESYTAAQIILEASGALFGTLSVYFSIKKNIWVYPTGIISTLIYVYILFNFGLLGDCLINVYYTVMSVYGWILWSKNSKDHIHVEVTWATKKEWIYAGLLFILSLAFVTFIYYCKPYIDNLESNYLGLYHLDWANWMDIFTTSIFLVGMWFMAKQRIENWIFWIIGDLICIPMMIFKGLGITSVQYLVFTIMAILGYLNWKKSLKEKKVQ, encoded by the coding sequence ATGAATGTATATGATCTTTTTATAAAGCCGTATGAAAGCTACACTGCCGCGCAGATCATACTGGAAGCTTCCGGAGCTTTATTTGGAACCCTGAGCGTTTACTTTTCCATCAAAAAAAATATATGGGTATACCCTACCGGCATTATTTCTACTTTGATCTATGTATATATTCTTTTCAATTTTGGATTGCTGGGTGACTGCCTCATCAATGTTTATTATACAGTCATGAGTGTTTACGGATGGATTCTCTGGTCTAAAAATTCCAAAGATCACATTCATGTAGAGGTGACATGGGCGACCAAAAAAGAATGGATCTATGCAGGCCTCCTGTTTATACTGAGCCTGGCATTTGTCACTTTTATTTATTATTGCAAACCTTATATCGATAATCTGGAGAGTAACTATCTCGGTTTATATCATCTCGACTGGGCCAATTGGATGGATATTTTTACAACTTCAATATTTTTAGTAGGAATGTGGTTTATGGCCAAACAGCGCATTGAGAACTGGATTTTCTGGATTATCGGAGATCTGATTTGCATTCCTATGATGATTTTTAAGGGCCTTGGAATCACTTCGGTTCAATATTTGGTATTCACTATAATGGCTATCTTAGGATACCTTAATTGGAAAAAAAGTTTAAAAGAAAAAAAAGTACAATAA
- the mltG gene encoding endolytic transglycosylase MltG, translating into MKKTILIIILLAFVVAGFFGLRFYNTYYGNNVEKEGYVLIPHKAGFGQIMDSISPYIKDRESFETVAKDKKLAANFKPGRYHIENGTGNTDLVNMIKAGNQTANSFRIGDFGDMYQMIGKVTKKTELDSLHFVNDLNGIAQEKGYKNAEDLKKYFFIDTYNFFWTVSPREFFKKFDDQYNDFWTSERQNKEQQSGLTRDQIYALASIVYKESGGKKDEMKTIAGLYLNRYRKGMKLQSDPTVIYAINKQTNFKEPIKRVLYKHLSTPSPYNTYANAGIPPGPICVVDKNSVDAVLNAENNNYIFMCADPARFGYHKFTASAEEHAVNAKAYQDWLNSKNIK; encoded by the coding sequence ATGAAAAAAACTATTCTCATTATTATTCTGCTGGCTTTTGTAGTCGCAGGATTTTTTGGTTTGAGATTTTATAATACATATTACGGGAACAACGTAGAAAAGGAAGGTTATGTACTGATCCCTCATAAAGCAGGCTTCGGGCAGATTATGGATTCTATCAGCCCGTATATCAAAGACAGGGAATCATTTGAAACGGTAGCCAAAGATAAGAAGCTTGCGGCCAATTTTAAGCCGGGGCGTTATCATATTGAAAACGGAACCGGAAATACAGACCTTGTCAATATGATTAAAGCAGGTAACCAAACGGCCAATTCCTTCAGGATCGGTGATTTTGGAGATATGTATCAGATGATTGGTAAGGTTACCAAAAAAACAGAATTGGATTCTTTACATTTTGTTAATGATCTAAACGGTATTGCCCAGGAGAAAGGCTATAAAAACGCAGAGGATTTAAAAAAGTATTTTTTCATTGATACTTATAATTTTTTCTGGACAGTAAGCCCAAGAGAATTTTTCAAAAAGTTTGATGATCAGTATAATGATTTCTGGACCAGTGAAAGACAAAACAAGGAACAACAGTCCGGTCTGACAAGAGACCAGATCTATGCCCTTGCTTCTATTGTTTATAAAGAGTCGGGCGGAAAAAAAGATGAAATGAAAACGATAGCAGGATTATACTTAAACCGTTACAGAAAGGGTATGAAGCTTCAGTCTGACCCTACGGTAATCTATGCCATCAATAAACAGACTAATTTTAAGGAACCTATTAAAAGGGTATTATATAAGCACCTGTCTACCCCATCCCCTTACAACACCTATGCTAATGCGGGTATTCCTCCGGGACCTATCTGTGTAGTGGATAAAAATTCAGTAGACGCTGTGTTAAATGCGGAAAACAATAATTATATATTTATGTGTGCTGATCCTGCAAGATTTGGATATCATAAGTTTACGGCAAGTGCTGAAGAACATGCTGTAAATGCAAAAGCCTATCAGGATTGGCTTAATTCAAAAAATATAAAATAG
- a CDS encoding methyltransferase domain-containing protein produces MAWNPEIYDQFKEERSAPFFDLLKLVESKTNLSVIDLGCGTGELTSKLLDYLEDSKVLGIDSSEEMLEKAAHFATNRLHFEKRSIEEQLHLADTYDLVISNAAIQWCSHHKELFPRIISKIKAGGQLAVQIPSNHEYVVHQLLRKVAEAEPYKTAYNSWKREYTVLKIEDYAQILFDNKGKEIIVFEKVFPHVLRDAEAVFTWASGTAMIPYIERLPDELKEQFKNDYKKELQNTFPESPVFYPFKRTFISAKF; encoded by the coding sequence ATGGCCTGGAATCCTGAAATATACGACCAGTTCAAGGAAGAACGATCAGCCCCGTTTTTTGACTTGCTTAAGCTTGTAGAATCAAAAACCAATCTGTCGGTTATTGATCTGGGTTGTGGGACAGGAGAACTGACTTCCAAACTTTTGGATTACCTGGAGGATTCTAAAGTTTTGGGAATAGACTCCTCTGAGGAAATGCTGGAAAAAGCAGCTCATTTTGCAACAAACAGGTTGCATTTTGAAAAAAGAAGCATCGAGGAACAGCTTCACCTTGCTGATACTTATGATTTGGTGATCTCCAATGCGGCTATACAGTGGTGTAGCCACCATAAAGAGCTTTTTCCGAGAATTATCAGTAAAATTAAAGCCGGCGGACAATTGGCCGTACAGATTCCTTCCAATCATGAATATGTAGTGCATCAGCTGCTTAGAAAAGTAGCAGAAGCTGAGCCTTATAAAACAGCTTATAACTCCTGGAAAAGAGAATATACGGTTTTGAAAATAGAGGACTATGCCCAAATTTTATTTGATAATAAAGGGAAAGAAATCATTGTTTTTGAAAAAGTATTTCCTCATGTACTCAGGGATGCAGAAGCCGTCTTTACCTGGGCTTCCGGAACGGCCATGATTCCTTATATTGAAAGGCTTCCGGATGAACTGAAAGAACAATTTAAAAACGATTATAAAAAAGAATTGCAAAACACCTTTCCTGAATCACCGGTCTTTTATCCGTTTAAAAGAACGTTTATTTCAGCGAAATTTTAA
- a CDS encoding amino acid permease, whose translation MSKIWVKKPLSAYEADMKKSELKKVLGKWSLTAIGVGAIIGGGIFVLTGTGAYYHAGPALAISFIIAGIACVFAALCYAEFASIIPVEGSAYAYAYGTVGEIFAWAMGWCLILEYAMASMAVSVSWSGYFTKFLKIFGVHLPAYLTSDPASYTGEGFSMNLPAFILVLLITALLVKGTKEAAGANNLIVLLKTTAVIFVIFAGVYIIFSNTDLYNAVDGVKNWKPFIPDQIKIKNSEGDMVSAYGIQGIISGAAAIFFAYIGFDAVSTQAGEAINPKKDVPFAIIASLLICTALYICVSLVLTGMMHYTDFNPEGRYPDAIKAPVAYAFEIAGKHWASNIVTIAATVGLISVVMVMMMGQSRIFIGMAKDGLIPRFFGELHPKTRTPYKGIILLGIVVALIAALTPISTLADMTSFGTLFAFTLVCIAVWVMRKKEPNLIRPFKVPAYQIVVGLGVIINLYLIYNLSDHAKELSAGWLLLGGIVYFLYGRKNSKLNNPEKYKDID comes from the coding sequence ATGTCTAAAATTTGGGTTAAGAAACCACTAAGTGCCTATGAGGCAGATATGAAGAAAAGTGAGCTGAAAAAGGTCCTTGGAAAATGGAGTTTAACAGCTATCGGAGTAGGGGCTATCATTGGTGGTGGAATCTTTGTGCTTACCGGAACCGGAGCCTATTATCACGCCGGGCCGGCGCTGGCAATCTCTTTCATTATAGCAGGTATTGCCTGTGTTTTTGCTGCTTTGTGTTATGCGGAATTTGCTTCCATTATTCCTGTTGAAGGTTCAGCTTATGCGTATGCATACGGAACAGTAGGAGAGATTTTTGCCTGGGCAATGGGCTGGTGTCTCATTTTAGAGTATGCCATGGCGAGTATGGCGGTTTCCGTGAGCTGGTCAGGATATTTTACCAAATTTTTGAAAATATTCGGGGTTCATTTGCCTGCCTATCTTACTTCCGACCCTGCCAGTTATACAGGAGAAGGATTTTCAATGAACCTGCCGGCATTTATTCTTGTTTTATTGATTACCGCATTATTGGTTAAAGGTACAAAAGAAGCTGCAGGCGCGAATAACCTTATTGTATTATTAAAAACCACAGCGGTTATTTTTGTAATTTTTGCAGGGGTTTATATTATTTTTTCCAATACGGATCTTTATAACGCTGTTGACGGAGTTAAAAACTGGAAACCTTTCATTCCTGATCAGATAAAGATTAAAAACTCCGAAGGAGATATGGTCTCGGCCTACGGTATCCAGGGGATTATTTCCGGTGCTGCTGCTATTTTCTTTGCCTATATTGGCTTTGATGCTGTTTCCACACAGGCGGGAGAAGCGATTAATCCTAAAAAAGATGTCCCTTTTGCCATTATTGCTTCGTTGTTAATCTGTACCGCTTTATATATCTGTGTATCTCTTGTCCTGACAGGGATGATGCATTATACAGACTTTAATCCGGAAGGAAGGTATCCGGATGCGATAAAAGCACCTGTAGCCTATGCTTTTGAAATTGCCGGAAAACACTGGGCAAGTAATATTGTAACAATTGCCGCTACTGTAGGTTTGATCTCTGTAGTAATGGTAATGATGATGGGACAATCCAGAATCTTTATCGGAATGGCAAAAGACGGATTAATTCCCAGATTCTTTGGTGAACTTCACCCGAAAACAAGAACTCCTTACAAAGGAATTATTTTACTTGGAATAGTAGTTGCCCTGATTGCTGCTCTGACGCCAATCTCAACGCTTGCAGATATGACGAGCTTTGGAACCCTGTTCGCGTTTACATTGGTTTGTATTGCCGTTTGGGTAATGAGAAAAAAAGAACCTAATCTTATCAGACCTTTCAAGGTGCCTGCTTATCAAATTGTAGTTGGTTTAGGGGTGATCATCAATTTATACCTGATCTATAACCTGAGTGACCATGCAAAAGAGCTTTCCGCAGGATGGTTATTGCTTGGAGGAATTGTATACTTCCTTTATGGTAGAAAAAACAGTAAACTTAATAATCCTGAAAAATATAAGGATATAGATTAA